A region from the Malus domestica chromosome 07, GDT2T_hap1 genome encodes:
- the LOC139197565 gene encoding uncharacterized protein isoform X1, producing the protein MRRRKKREIYLIAIIYITSSATACVGILLCNCFVPSPSKEKKMANLAKLDFAALDITGKNYLTWVLDTKIHLEAANLGDTIKEESSSSSQDRAKAMIFIRRHLDEALKSEYLTVEDPLALWNALRSRYNHQTTVILPKARYDWTHLRIQDFKSVAEYNSALFRITSQMKLCGDTITEEMLLEKTFSTFHASNMVLQQQYRVRGFTEYNQLISVLLVAEQNNELLMKNHNSRPTGSAPFPEVNVASLERNTISSRGNNYKRGRGHKQGRRKGKSKNHGVQFHNQVPRYNPGPSFKNTNRQKGKAHVNTPRSHEGGCHRCGGNGHWARTCRTPKHLVELYQASFKEKGVEINFLDQAKPMETPDPVTNLSGQLNTTHLDATDFINERGNEVYGSD; encoded by the exons atgagaagaagaaagaaaagagaaatatatctaatagcaataatatacattacttcctctgcaacagcttgtgtcggtatattactctgcaactgcttcgttccttcaccgagtaaag aaaagaaaatggcaaacttggcaaagcttgattttgctgccctggacattactggaaagaattaccttacatgggtactggataccaagatccatctggaagcagcaaatcttggagataccatcaaGGAAGAAAGCagctcatcctctcaagatcgggcaaaggccatgatttttattcgccgtcatcttgatgaggcactaaaaagcgagtacttaacggttgaagatccgcTAGCCCTTTGGAATGCCTTGAGaagcagatacaatcaccagacaacaGTGATTCTTCCAAAAGCTCGCTATGACTGGACACACCTgaggatccaggatttcaaatcagtggctgagtacaattcggcgttgttcagaattacctctcagatgaaaCTCTGTGGGGATACTATCACTGAGGAGATGTtattggaaaagactttcagcacattccaCGCCTCTAACATGGTACTGCAACAACAGTATAGAGTGCGAGGCTTtactgaatacaaccagctgatatctgtgctcctggtagctgaacagaacaatgagcttctcatgaaaaaccataattcccgacctactggatcagcaccgttcccagaagtgaatgttgCTTCCCTTGAAAGGAATACCATATCCTCTCgtggcaataattacaaacgaggacgtggccacaagcAAGGTCGGAGGAAAGGGAAaagcaagaaccatggtgtccagtttcacaaccaggttccaaggtATAATCCAGGCCCGAGCTTTAAAAATACCAATCGCCAGAAAGGAAAAGCTCATGTGAACACTCCTAGAAGTCATGAAGGAggttgccataggtgtggtggcaacggacattgggcgcgtacttgtcgcaccccaaagcatctggtggaactatatcaagcctccttcaaggaaaagggtgtcgagatcaatttccttgaccaggctaaaccaatggaAACCCCTGATCCAGTGACCAATTTATCAGGACAGTTAAACACAACCCACCTGGATGCTACAGACTTTATTaatgaaagagggaatgaagtttatgggtccgattga
- the LOC139197565 gene encoding uncharacterized protein isoform X2: MANLAKLDFAALDITGKNYLTWVLDTKIHLEAANLGDTIKEESSSSSQDRAKAMIFIRRHLDEALKSEYLTVEDPLALWNALRSRYNHQTTVILPKARYDWTHLRIQDFKSVAEYNSALFRITSQMKLCGDTITEEMLLEKTFSTFHASNMVLQQQYRVRGFTEYNQLISVLLVAEQNNELLMKNHNSRPTGSAPFPEVNVASLERNTISSRGNNYKRGRGHKQGRRKGKSKNHGVQFHNQVPRYNPGPSFKNTNRQKGKAHVNTPRSHEGGCHRCGGNGHWARTCRTPKHLVELYQASFKEKGVEINFLDQAKPMETPDPVTNLSGQLNTTHLDATDFINERGNEVYGSD; encoded by the coding sequence atggcaaacttggcaaagcttgattttgctgccctggacattactggaaagaattaccttacatgggtactggataccaagatccatctggaagcagcaaatcttggagataccatcaaGGAAGAAAGCagctcatcctctcaagatcgggcaaaggccatgatttttattcgccgtcatcttgatgaggcactaaaaagcgagtacttaacggttgaagatccgcTAGCCCTTTGGAATGCCTTGAGaagcagatacaatcaccagacaacaGTGATTCTTCCAAAAGCTCGCTATGACTGGACACACCTgaggatccaggatttcaaatcagtggctgagtacaattcggcgttgttcagaattacctctcagatgaaaCTCTGTGGGGATACTATCACTGAGGAGATGTtattggaaaagactttcagcacattccaCGCCTCTAACATGGTACTGCAACAACAGTATAGAGTGCGAGGCTTtactgaatacaaccagctgatatctgtgctcctggtagctgaacagaacaatgagcttctcatgaaaaaccataattcccgacctactggatcagcaccgttcccagaagtgaatgttgCTTCCCTTGAAAGGAATACCATATCCTCTCgtggcaataattacaaacgaggacgtggccacaagcAAGGTCGGAGGAAAGGGAAaagcaagaaccatggtgtccagtttcacaaccaggttccaaggtATAATCCAGGCCCGAGCTTTAAAAATACCAATCGCCAGAAAGGAAAAGCTCATGTGAACACTCCTAGAAGTCATGAAGGAggttgccataggtgtggtggcaacggacattgggcgcgtacttgtcgcaccccaaagcatctggtggaactatatcaagcctccttcaaggaaaagggtgtcgagatcaatttccttgaccaggctaaaccaatggaAACCCCTGATCCAGTGACCAATTTATCAGGACAGTTAAACACAACCCACCTGGATGCTACAGACTTTATTaatgaaagagggaatgaagtttatgggtccgattga